The following is a genomic window from Trachemys scripta elegans isolate TJP31775 chromosome 7, CAS_Tse_1.0, whole genome shotgun sequence.
AGCGCGTTTCCTGACAGCACAGTCctgggaagtgcctggctggggctgCCATTCAGCCCTGGGACCTGGGATGAACTCCCTTCCCAGGGGGCTTTTAACCAGGCCCTAGAGCAGGCCCAGCACATTCCAAAGCACCACACCGGCTGCTCGCAGGCAGCCTGACAGCTGCACCTAGTCAATCTGTTCACTCCTCCCCACTCATTCTGGGTGACGACGTTTGGAAGCCCAGCGTGAGACACCCCCTCCCTGACTTCCAAAGGGGCCAAGCACACACAGCAGGCCGCAGCAACCCTCATCTTTGACACAAAGAGAAAGACCCAGGGCACTGCAGCTCCTGGGACGCAATGATCCAGGCCACTTAAACCGAGATGGAGCATTGCGTGCTGGGATCTGTCATCCTGCAGGCCTCGTGCCCATATTCAAGATGAAGGCAGGCACAGGCCACAATTTAGAATGCAATGGGATGCAGGGGTTTACATGTGCTGGAGTGGTGTGGAGGACAACATGTGTGCAGAATTTCTCACCTCTTTCCTGCCCTCAGACAATTTCAACTTTGCTCGGGTGCCATGACTTGCTGGAGATTCAGGCGGTCTCTGTAACTGGAAACAGTTTAAATGGTGAGAGAGGCAGAAGGCTCAGAGGGAGCAGGGACAGGCTGGGGGATGAACTGATACTCCAAGTTCTTCCTTGCAAGCAGACCATGCTAAGTAGATGGTTAGTCTCTTACCCAAGTCCAAATTCACCCTGACTGGCACTGGACATGGTGTTACCGCACAAAGGACAATGATCTCCTGTACAGGGAGCAGATGCCTTTGCCTTTAGCTGCTGGTTAGTCTAGATTAACCCACCAAACCGACCTGGGCCTGGCACTGACGGAGTGAGAGGAAAGATGCAGGGCTGGCCTGGAGGCCAATATGAAAATAAtctgaattcaaattggaacggTGCAGAGGGCtcctaggatgatcaggggaacgGAGAGCGAGCTTccgagaggagactggaagatgGTGGCTTGTTCAGCCTAGCACAGTGCAGGCTGAGAGGGGATCagttgctctctataaataccctgggagggagaagaactgCTGCAGTTAAAGGACACTGCTGGCACCAGAGCAAATGGAGCGAAGGCTGAAATGAGAAGGTGGTTTCTAACCCTCACAGGGAAGCaatctggagcagcctcccagtaGGAGCAGTGGAGCAAACAACCTACTAGTttgaagatggagcttgataagttaATGATGGGGACAATCTGACAGGGTTTCCCTGCGATATCAGGGACTGGACTCCATGGCCAGGAGGTCCTGTGCTCCTAACATGAATCTTCAGCTCAGTCTCTCAGAGAGCGCCATGGCAAGATCCGGGGGAAGTGGGAGAAGCAGCTTTAGGAGGAGTGAGAGAGCAAGGCAGATATAATGGGATAAACTATGGAGGGCAGAGAAGCCAGGAGAGAACTTCCACAGCACGACTGGAGCCAGAGGCGCACCGCCCAGGTGAGAACCAGCACTGAACTCCAGGGCTGTCTCCATTCCAAGCCTTGGGTTGCACAAAGGGCTGTCCCCAGAATGGCATCTTCTGGCTTCGTGTCTGATTGCAGACAGATCATCCACAGGCCCAGACTCCGGCAGAGCGCAGCCAACACTCCCTCGGTGAAGCGAAGTCCCGTGTACCACCTCCCCTCCAGGCAGCACACGCAGCCCCAGGCATAGCTCTTACCAGGTGGAGGTTCTCTTTGCTGGCTCGCTCTGATTCCGGTGTGGAATCCCTGCTTTTCCTTTCCAAGATCAGTGGGTTCCCCAGCATCCTCCTCTGAGTTAGAAAGAAGAGAGGGTTGTTGGTAAGTGCTGAGAGAGGCCTTAAGCGGGGAAGGGAGCGCTGGGACAGGATGCGGATTCTGGGTTGAAATCACAGCCTCACATGGCCAGCAGCTGGATGTTGGGAAAAGAAGCAAAAGACTCCCCGCAAACAGGACCAACCTGAAATCCGACCCAACAAGGTTCGCTCAAAGAAAGGTGTGGCAGGGCacctcctcccagcacttccccctctGGCGGTGGTGGGGCCTGGGGTAAAGCAGCCACACTTGGGACAGTGtttctcttcccccttgggtTTACTTATCAGGATTTTGGAGATAGGCATCGGGGCAGGCCCTAGGAGCGCTCCTCCACCGAACAAAGAGAAACCAatttacaaacacaaacaaaccttcccctgccccctcgcTGGGGGGTGTTGTCCTGTTATAGGCCctggggtgtcagtccttcccctaaacAGGCATTCAGCTCTCCACTCCCTCTCTCACCAGAGGAGGGGTTTGTAAAGGTCTCcagcagcccttaattggactccGGTGTCCTGAACtgacctgaggtaaccccttctcagctggtAAGAAAAAGGGTCTTTatcattctagggctaacatATCTCTCTGGCAGTCAGACTGACTGTCACAGAAGGATGAAAGACACTCGCTTGACTTTGCATGGGCACAAACACTGGGCCTGAGACCAGAATGGGCCCATTTCGCCcgatatcctgtctctgacagtgacagaCACAAGCTGTCCAGAGGAAGGTGTGAAACACCCAGAGGGAACTGGGGAGTTACCCACCACAAGGGAAATTTCTTTCCCCAGCTGTCAAGTGGTGGCTGCCTCATGCCCTGGTGCAGGATGTTTCTATCCTCACAGCGACATTATTGTTACTCTTTCTAACGTACCTGCAAACGTGCTGATTATCTGGAGAAGCAGCTAGTCCCATCTCTTACTAGCTATgacagcctggggcagtgagttCCCCAACTGGTTATGCATGGTGTAGAAAGGTCTTAGcagttttacatttaaattaaatctcagaAACGATAAGAGCAGTAGACCAATGGCACAGCCTGCCTAGGGAGGTCGTAGAAGCTGCTTCGCTTGAGGTTTCCGAAGGAGGCTAGACAGCCATCTCTCTGGGATgggttagacacaacaaatcctgaatCTCAGCTAGGGGTTAGAccagctcagtgtttctcaacgaccaGTCTGTGGACCGGCGCCGGACCtggagatctccctgacacaggttgggaaggcagcaagccagtccctggtatcacaaaggttgagaaccactggactagatgacccttgtggtcccttctaaccctatgatttaCATGTGTTGTCTCCTGATATCATTGCCCTGCCGTTATGCAGGGTAACTAGAGCACAGGCTGTTTTCTCTGAACCATTCAGTATTTCATATCCCTCTCCTGGCCCCTCTCTCCAGTAAACGGTCCCAGGCTTTTCAGTCCCTCCAGAGCTTGTCGCCTGTTCCTGGGCCCCTCTAGGCTGTTCTGGAGCCAGGGTGATCTGTACGCACATGCGTACGCCCCGGGGCTGATGCAGAGGATTGGAACAGTCTCCGTTTTGTTTTCTACCCCTTTCCACAGGCACCTCAACACTTGGTTTACTCTTCCGACCGCTGCACCTGAGCAGGGGGCTTCACTAAGCCGGACCATCCCAACATGCTGAAAAGAGCCAGGCCTGAGAGAAGACTTGGGAGCTCCCCAAAGCATAGGAGAGGGCAGTGGGCAGGGCCAGAGAGGGACTTTGACCAGAGACCCGCAGCAGACAGCGCTCGGACGGGGAGCTGCAGTTACCTTAATGAGGCCGCTGAAGGAGCGGGAGCGGGTGCGCCTCTGGACCGGGGGTGTCGGCGCATCGGGCCCAGGAGTGAGAGTGCCAGGATGCTTATGGAACTAGAGAGAACACGCAGGGCACCATGTTAGGTGTTAAACCAACAACTACACTATCTTCCAGTCGCCCCCCAGCTACCCggctcagctccagggcacaGCACTCCAACCCCCACACATGCTCAGGATCTGTGGGTGGCTTTGTGGGCGAGTCCTGCCTCTGGGAGCCTGCAGCCAGTGGTGTGCTCCCGCGGACGAGCCCCCGGTCCCTGAACACTACCTGCCGGATGAGCTTTTTCTTCTTCGCAGAGTCTGGCATGCTGTGGATGTGGTGGAAGAGCTCCTTCAGCGCCTCCTCCGTGCGCTGCTGCGTCTCCTCCCGGTGGGAAGGATccagcctgctccgcttctgAGACTTCAGGGGCTGGAGGTCCTTGGACCCAGCCGATGTCAGCAAATCCAGGTCGTCCTGGGAAAATTCAGAGGGGCATGGTCACGTTCCCACGTCACTCCCTGCCCTAGTGCCAGCCTGCTGCGCTCCACAGGGTGGGCATGCTCGATCCCAGGGAGCGACGCGACTCGTTACAAAACCCAAGCCAGCCACTGTGTCTGAGGGCCCGCAGGAAGAGCTGTGCCAGCTCCCGTGCAAGACTTGGTCCCACTCCATTCCCACTGCTGTGCAGCAACGGTCCGAGCTGTGCCAAACACAGGGGCGGCAGTGAGAAGGTGACTTCCACTGGCTCCTCCCGTCCCCTGGACACCACAGGGCAGCAGCTCCCCCAGGCTGAGATGGGCTTGGTGCAGCTCTCCCTCCAGTGCATCATTCCAGTTCCTTCAGCTAGACGGGAAGGACTGGTTTGCTGGAGAGCGAGAGGAGAAATTCTCTTTCCCCATCTAGTGGAGGGTCTGATCTTCAAGCCCCccttgctgctgcagcagcgtgTGCAGGTCCCGGACCAAGAATGGCCTGAGCCCAGTGGTTAATGTGAATGGCTCAGGTTGGTTTGAACACAACAGCCCAGTGAAGTAGTATCTAGTCACTACACATATGGTGCCTGGGGACAGAGAATAGGCCTGGTGTTAGATCTGGGGGCTGCCATGGTGTCTATGCTCCAGCTCCTCCCTCCAGTGCCATCACCCGGGTGATCCTGAGTCATGgtcccatggcagctccccctcccGTCTCTGGGCAGAGCCTGTTCTTGGCACTGTTTCAGTTTTCAGCTTCTCTCACTTGTAAAACCCTCTGCACAGCACCAGAGTGACACTTTcctcccagaacctgcccctTCCCTGTGGGCAGCCACTCATCTGCTGTCCTCACCTTTGAAGCGTGCACTCTGGACCCCAGGTAGTGCAGCCTGGCACATTCTCGAACGTATGCCGGAGCCTGGGCAGGAAGGGAAGGCAGACAGTGAGCACAGACGAGAGCTGGCATTTCCCATGGGCCCTGCACCACGCTGCACACCCCACCGGCCCCTCTGCACTCAAGGAGCCAGTggcttcactagtgcttttcTCTGTCCATGCAGGGACAGTGACTGTGGTACAATGCGCTTCTGCTGGGACACGAAACCAACCCCAGTGGAACAGAGAGAGTACGGCCAGCCCAACGTACCCTGAAAAGGGTCTCAAGTGCTTTCTCCATTTGCAAACAACTCCCCCAGCCGTGGGCACCCCGAGCCGGAGCCTGACTAAGAGAGGAGGAAATGCTCACCTAGAGATGGTGGGGCCTTGCAGAGAGAAAATGGGCATGCTGAGAACTGCTTTCCTGAAAACGGCAGCTCCAGGCCTTGGAGACCCTTAGCGTGACTGGCAAGTGTGCTGCATGTCCAAGACACAGGCTACCCTGCAAATGAACTCGATCCTCCCCAAGAGAACCTGGACTGGGGTAGAGAGCCCCTCAGCAATGTCCCACTAACCCACCCTGCACCTGGAGTGTGCAGTGCTGGGCTTCTCCTCCGCTCGCAGCCTACCAGCTCAGACGCAGCCCTGGGAGAGGCTTCGCCATGGGCATGAGACCGAGGGCATCCCACCTGCATACAGATTCAACTCCTACCAGCACTCACCACGGGAGAGCCCCAGAAGATGTTCTCCTGTACACAGGGACCCTAAGATCCCCAGAAATGGCCTTTGTGAACGTCCCCTATGAAACAAACATGCTTCAGAGCCTGCCAAAGCCAGTGCCTGAactagcctgcagagggtgctgtCAACCAGCAAAGGAGGAAGAGGCCAAGTTTGGGCATTGCACACCTGTGCACTTCGCTTCTGCTGGGTCACTGGCTTGGCACTTCTCAGCTACCCCCTCTCAGGAGGGCACAGGCAGTGTCACCAGCCAGCCACAGCACCCTGCGAGCCCCTCCAGGAAGGGCATGTGGAAGCGACAGGGAGAGCAGGGGTAGAGGCCCCCGAGGGGCGCACTGACCTTGAAGAGTTTCTGCGAGTGTTTGATCATGAAGGCCGTGCCGTCATTCAGCTTTGTGATATTCTCCTGCAGGTCGTTTGCTGTCACCTGGCGAGGGGACGAAGGCCAAGCACGAGCAttagaaggggagggggcaggcggtGCTGCCAGACTCCGCGGGGACGTTCCTGTCCCTCTATTGCACTGGACACACAGCATGCCCATCGGCAGACTGCACCAGGGCCAAAGCCTGCCCCAGGACAGCCCAAGCTCTCAGCCCTGCACTTCAGCAGGCACAGGGGCCCTGCAGAGAAAGGGCTGCGGTGCATCCCCCAGGCCACGTGCATCGCTCACAAGGCAATTCCTAGATACAGCAGGAGTTTGGTGACTTCTCAGACGTATTGAAAAAGAGGAAGCAATATACACGGCTGTCACTCATATGGCAGGCAGCGGCCATGGCACCAGCGTCccccaacacagctctgccaaggctCCTGGCTTGACTGTCAGCCCCACCCACTCTCCCTCTCCTATGTCCCCCACACAGCCTGGCCAGCACCCTCCCGTCCTGGCCCACGGCCCATCTACTGTTGTAATCCGGAGTCCCTCCCAGCTGCACTGTTCTGCCCTGCAGTTGCTTACATTTCGGGGCCACAGGACGTGGGGTGCAAACATGAGCGCCAGGTTGTGGGCAGACATCTTGTTCTTGTCCTGTTTCTTGGCCGTTTGGTAGAGCAGGTCCAGCAAGAGCTTGAGCAGGCTGCGATTGGGCGGGGGGAGGATCAGGAAGAGCAGCTGCAGGGCTTCGATCTGCCGCTCCTTATCCGGCGCGCTGGTCTTGTTCCCCTTGTCATCAAACTGCATCAGGCCTGCAAGCCAGGGAGCAGGAGCTGAAGCCACTTGGAACCCCGTAACCAGGAAGCTAGGTCCATACTGGCCAGTTACCCAACCCTCCCCCACAGACATGCCTACCCTGGCTCCATCACCCCCGGgaaccctccccatcccccaggtgGGTATGGTTAACTCCTGCCCCCCGGGGCCGAAACAGACAAGAAGAACATCCTCGGGGTCATTCCCTCCCCGGCACAAGACCAAGGTGCTGAAAGAGACGAACATCCCAGGGTGTGGCCAGTTGACATAAGCTGCCCTGGAGGAGGCTCGCTCAGCTCCCATCCGTTGTGTCTATCGCTGCCCCTCTTGTCTACTCACCTGCAATTTTGAGGTGGGCTTGGAAGTGCTTGTGTGTCAGCAGGGGCTCTGGTAATTCACCCAGGAACATCTTCAGCAGAGAGGCCACATCGTTGGGGTGAAACTCCCCCGATTCCAGGTCAATATCCACCCCACTGTTCAGGGCATCCTTCAGGATCTGCTGCCGGAGACTGTTCCCCGGCACGCGAAACAAGCCCTCCATTCGCAGATCTGCTCGGCAGGgagtaggagagagatcactcaTCACGAGGAGGGGGCTCCCGACCTTTGACACAAGGAGCCCTCTCCCAATTTCCCTTCTAGCCACCTGTATGGGATCCCATAGAGAAAACCTTACTCAGTGGGCTACATACAACCCCAAGGCCCCAGGATGTGCCCTACGGCTCCGGCAGAAGGAATGCTTGCAAAATCAGAGAGGTGAGAGAAGGGCTAGGAGCTGCCACAGGTGACTCTGGGTCACAGCACCAGCCCACAATCCAAGCAAACACTCTAGTTTGGAGCCCAGTGTTCTGCCCTGTGCTACAAAGCAACCCCAGAGGCCCCAGCAGGATGCACCCTGGGAATGACAAGCTGGCATGAGAGCTGAGAGTCACTTACGCTTGTGCAGGTATTCGATGAGCTGCGAGACCTGGGCGATGCCCTCCTCAGTCAGCGGGGAGCCAAACACCACCCCTTTATCTGGGGAACAAAGCGATCCAGTCAGCACACATGGGACAGGAGCAACTCAGGCATGGCACCTCTGGGCGCAGGAGCCACAGAGCTTAGCAGGCATTTTCCTACTGTGAGAGCAGGATTTCCAGCAGCGGGTTCTGTTGCTGGGAAATTAGTGGCCAAGAGAGTTGGGGTAAAGGTCAGAGGAGAACCCTACTGCTCTGACATCACAAGTACCCCCAACCAATGGCTGTGCTCCAAGGGGCTTTCATCAATTTGCTGTTTATATCAATGCAACTGCAGATTAATTCTCACCAATGTTCTAAATACAATGTATTCCTGAGCCCCCATAAGGAAAGCCATGTCAGACCAGGGACACTTCCACCTTACAGGATGTGCGAGCTACAGCCCAGACCCATTGGGAGCCGGCTCCCTAGTGGAGCGGGAAAGTTAAACAAGACACAGCTTCCCCTCCAATTCCATGGGGACTAGATTAGGCCCAACTGTGGCTTGTTTAACTCGACACTGTGAACTCATTAACCCTTTGGGACTCAGTTACAATGCAGCAGTCCCCCAGTTTGTTTTGCCGTGTGGCTAGGATCACGGTACCCCCAGGCAGTGCCACTGTGCTAGAGCCCAAGGCTGTAACAGGCAGGGGGCACTGCTAAAACACAGCTCCTGATGGTGTCGCGAACTCTCATTGTGTAAGCAACACaacacccaccccccaccctccccgccaGGGGCTGATTGGACAGTGCAGAGGAGAATGCTGCTGGGTGCCTGGGGGGGTGAGGCTGGTGCACATGCAGGGGGCAGTCGtgagaggtggggggcagggaacaaACACTGAAGGTGAGGGGAGCTGTGGCCTGACTGGAGAACTCCCATTGCCGGCATTCTATAAGCTCCATTTCAGGGTGGCCAAAAGAAAACCAATCCTGGCCTCCTACGTGTGTAAACAGAAGTGAAAAGTGCCAAAAGGCAGACAAGGACATCACCAGGAGAAGTGGGGAGCTCGGAGGTAGGTCCATAAGGAGGGGTGGCGTCTCCACAGTGAGGCTCTCATCTCACTCACTTGGAGCCACCAGCCAAAATGCAGGTGTAAGATGCCAGCCTGAATACCCAAGCCTCGCTCAGCAAGTCAGGAAAAGCGATGCGCACAGACTGAACAGGGAGACGCCTGGATGGAAGGAAAGTCTTAGATGAGAAGCAAATTCAAGTGCAACACTCTTGCTTAACCAATACAGAAAATTGTTCCATCTGAAGAGACTTTCCAGCGCGGGACAGTGTCAAcaacagacaagacagaaatCTGCCTAGAATTTCAAACAAAGGGAGAGCTGCTGGTGAATAACCTTGTTCATCAGAGAAATACATCTACAGATAACAAGAATGCTCTGTTCTCTGAGggcttgatccaactcccattggctatcGCAGCAACTGGATCAGGTCCTTGGTGAACAAGGACAGTAATAGATCAAAgggaattgatcacagaactaaaagttagtGGTTGCTTAGGTGCAAGTGAtcgtgacttgatcacatttataatgtgcaaacaaaaAAGTCCTaaccagtaaaaaaaataaattatatatatacacacacacactcacacacggtgctttaaaagggacaatttcacaaagctgaaaataattgaGCCAAATCaactgggagaaaaaaattaaataaaagaatgtGACTACCTGGGCACTCTAAGAACATTTTATTACATGTTCAAAAAGCAACCACTGAAAGAAGCTGAATTAGTTAAACAAATGAACAATTTGAGTtaaaggggaagtgaaagcaagtataaattttttaaaaaacaacaaacaaatggaaaaaaggagaggttcatagtaatgaatataaattggAAGCTAGGAAAGGTAGAAAATTGAAAAGGGAATCAAAAAGACACAAGAAGAAACCTACGGTCAGCAGAATTCAGAATGAGAAGGAGGACTCTTAAAAGTATATTAGGAGCAAaagaaatcctaacaatggtattgaaTAATGAAAGAATGGCACAaacattcaataaatatttctgttctgtttttggGAAAAAGCCAGATGATATATTCATAAacgatgatgatgattgatgaaatactttccattccaacaatAACTAAGAAGGATTTTAAAAGGCAGTTACTAAAGTTTGATATTTGTAAAAAAGCAGGTTCAGATCAAGAGCTGcaatcaagagttttaaaagcgCTGGCCAAGGAGCACTCTGGACtgctaatgctgatttttaataagtcttgaAACACAGGGCAAGTCTCATGAGACATCTAAGTACTAGGCTGAGGTCCCAAGTTGCAGTAGGGATCCTTAACTTGAGTGTAGAGGTTCCCCAAACCCTTAATAAATCATGAAGACATAGGGTTAGCAAATATAGAAAACCCTTCTACTAGAGGATGAAGAGCTGATACTGTAGCCAAGTGAACCTTCATCGAGCTAATTGATAACCCTGGTTTCTTTAGGTCTAACAGTTAAGTCCAGGATAGCTGAAAGTGATGAAGATTCAGACACGAGCCAGTGGCGTTGACACCAATGACTGAATCTGTTCCACTTCTGCAGGTAAAGAATTCAGTTTTACTTCCTTCTCCTGTTGAGTAACACTTGTACTTTCACAGAGCAGGTAGATTCTAACCCCATCAAGGAACCGTGCCCTGATGCTAAGTAAATGATCTGGATCTTGGAAGAGCTGAGGAATGATCAGAAGCTTAATCATCGGGTGGACACAGGTGAAGCAGGTCAGGATACCAAGCTTGTCTCGGCCAGGTTGTTACTATAAGACTAACCCTGACTTTGTTGTGTCTGATCTTGTGTGTCACTCAATACTAGCAGTGTTAGAGGAAATGCACAAAATAGTCCCTTCATCCAAAATAGGAGAAAGGCGTCTCCCAGAAAGTGACGGCCTAGACCTCCTCTTGAGCACAATTGATGACATTTCTTGTCCTGGAGTTAGAGCAGAGGTTCATTTTTGGAAATCCCCAATTTTGGAATATACCATGGAGAATTTGAGAGTCCAGCTCCCATTCATAATCCTGGGAGAAGTGCCTGCTGAGAGTATCAGCTGTGGGGCTCTGAACACCAGGGAGGTAGATGGCTGAAATTTGGATCTGATGGACTATACACCAGATTCACAACATTATTGCTTTGGTGCACAGGGAGGGGAATCTTGCTTCTTCTTGTTTGCTGATACAGAACATGCAGGACATATTGTCAGTCATGAGCCTGATAGATTTGCCCCTGATGAGGGGTAAGAAATGAAggcaaattcacagctgtgaatcccaagcagagataaactcctccctccagccctgatttaggaacctaattaCCTTGTCAGGATGGGACTGAGGCTTCACCCGTCTCCTTAGCATTCCCTACTGGCTAGGGTAGGCTGAGGTCCTCAGCTTGCTGGCATCTgagaatcccattcttaggcacttaaatctccccatgcattgtataagtgcaaagtaatgcacactggaaaacataatcccaactctacatgcaaaatgatggggtctaaatcagctgttaccattcaagaaagagatcttggcgtcatgtggatagttctctgaaaacatctgctcagtgtgcagtttCAGTCcaaaaaacctaacagaatgttagaaaccattaggaaagggataaataataaaacagaaaatatcataatgccactgtataaatccctggtatgcccacaccttgaatactgcagttctggtcgccctcTCTCAACAAAGACATTAGAGCTGGAAAAGGTAGATTAGGGGATGGACCAGCTGCCATCTGAGAGATTGAAAAGGCTGCGACTGGTCAGCTTGgcaaagagacgattaagggtgTTGagatggtagaggtctataaaatcatgactggtgtggagaaagctaCTAAAGAAGTGTTACTGTCCTATCTATGTAACTCAAGAATTAGGGGTCATCTAactaatgaaatgaataggcagcaggtttaaaataaacacaaggaagtatttcttcaca
Proteins encoded in this region:
- the ARHGAP19 gene encoding rho GTPase-activating protein 19 isoform X2, producing MPLQKLSAFIDAICRFVICNDSSLRGQTVIFNPDFFVEKLRHEKPEVFTELVVSNITRLIDLPGAELAQLMGEEEPKLPGGIGTASGFFRSLMSLKRKDKGVVFGSPLTEEGIAQVSQLIEYLHKHLRMEGLFRVPGNSLRQQILKDALNSGVDIDLESGEFHPNDVASLLKMFLGELPEPLLTHKHFQAHLKIAGLMQFDDKGNKTSAPDKERQIEALQLLFLILPPPNRSLLKLLLDLLYQTAKKQDKNKMSAHNLALMFAPHVLWPRNVTANDLQENITKLNDGTAFMIKHSQKLFKAPAYVRECARLHYLGSRVHASKDDLDLLTSAGSKDLQPLKSQKRSRLDPSHREETQQRTEEALKELFHHIHSMPDSAKKKKLIRQFHKHPGTLTPGPDAPTPPVQRRTRSRSFSGLIKRRMLGNPLILERKSRDSTPESERASKENLHLLQRPPESPASHGTRAKLKLSEGRKEDSRKHLQALAPSTKEPSV
- the ARHGAP19 gene encoding rho GTPase-activating protein 19 isoform X1, which gives rise to MAAGSRGAAARRGGSDAICRFVICNDSSLRGQTVIFNPDFFVEKLRHEKPEVFTELVVSNITRLIDLPGAELAQLMGEEEPKLPGGIGTASGFFRSLMSLKRKDKGVVFGSPLTEEGIAQVSQLIEYLHKHLRMEGLFRVPGNSLRQQILKDALNSGVDIDLESGEFHPNDVASLLKMFLGELPEPLLTHKHFQAHLKIAGLMQFDDKGNKTSAPDKERQIEALQLLFLILPPPNRSLLKLLLDLLYQTAKKQDKNKMSAHNLALMFAPHVLWPRNVTANDLQENITKLNDGTAFMIKHSQKLFKAPAYVRECARLHYLGSRVHASKDDLDLLTSAGSKDLQPLKSQKRSRLDPSHREETQQRTEEALKELFHHIHSMPDSAKKKKLIRQFHKHPGTLTPGPDAPTPPVQRRTRSRSFSGLIKRRMLGNPLILERKSRDSTPESERASKENLHLLQRPPESPASHGTRAKLKLSEGRKEDSRKHLQALAPSTKEPSV